GCCCcccagtccttttcttcagggctgctctcaagccagtcactgcccagcctgtatcggtgcttgggattgccccgacccagatggaggaccttgcacttggtcttgttgaacttcatgaggctggcatggccccacctctccagcctgtcaaggtccctctgggtggcatcccttccctccagcgtgtcagctgccccgCAtggcttggtgtcgtcggcaaacttgctgagggtgcattctatgccactgtccatgtcgctgacaaagatgttaaacaggaccagtcccagtactgatccttgagggactccacttgtcactggcctccacctggacatgggctcattgacagccactctttgggtgcggccatcaagccagttcttcgtccactgaattgtcagtccatcaatcccatattttatcagcttggagaccaggatgtcatgcgggacagtgtcaaaggctttgctcaggtccaggtaaacgatgtcagttgctctccccttgtctatcgatgttgtgaccttctcatagaatgccaccaggtttgtcaggtatgatttgcccttggtgaagctgtgttgatcgtacccaatcacctcttcatcattcttctgcctcagcagtgcttccaggaggatctgctccataatctttaCCAGGCATggaagtgagactgactggcctatagttccctggttcctccttctttccctttttgaaaatggggattatgtttccccttttccagtcagtggggacctcaccagactgccatgacttttggaatataatagagagtggtttaacaacctcatccaccagttcccccagtacccgtgggtgtatcccatcgggtcccatggacttgttcactttcaggttcatcagatggtcacgaacctgatcttcacttacgatgggcagttctttacaacccctgccattgtcttctgtgactccgggagtgtggctggagcccttgccagtgaagactgaggaaaagaagtcgttgagaacctcggccttctccatatcacttgtcaccagctcccccgtttcctttctgagggggcccacgcCCTCCTTAGTCTTCTTCTTGCCactaatgtacctatagaaatttttgctgtttcccttgatgcccttggctagatttaattctaactgagctttagcttttctcaccaggtctcttgctgctcagacagcttccttatatgctccccattctagctgtcctttcttccactccttgtaaagattctttttgtgtgacagtgcgtccaggagctccctgttcacccaggcaggtctcctagtaTTCtttcctgacttcctctttgtcggtatagtttgctcctggacacggagaaggtgatccttgaatactgaccagctgtcctgggtcccccttccctctagggctttgtcccacggcactttggccagcagatccctgaagcgatcaaagtctgcatgcctaaagtccagggtcgtaagcttggaatatatcctcctatatatatatatccatccTATGTCATCCtagatagatgaggggagggcagtggatgttgtctaccttgacttcagcaaggcattcgacatggtctcccacagcatccttatagggaagcttaggaagtgtgggtcagatgaatggacagtggggtggactgaaaactgcTTGAAAGACAGAGGGTCGTgatgaggggcacagagtctagttggaggtcagtgacaagtgctgttccccaggggtcagtactgggtctggtCCTGTTcaatcaatgacctggatgaggggatagagtgcaccctcagcaagttcgctgatgacacaaagctgggggggggtggctgacacaccagaaggctgtgctgccgttcagagagacctggacaggttggagagttgggcagagagaaaccttatgaaatttaacaagagcaagtgtagggtgcagcacctgggcaggaataacctcccgcaccagtacaggttgggggctgacctgctggagaccagctcagtggaaagagacctgggagtcctggtggacaaaaggatgaccacgagccagcaatgcgcccttgtggccaagaaggccaatggcatcctgggctgcatcaagaagagtgtggccagcaggtcgagggaggtcatcctccccctctactctgccctggtgaggccacatctggagtgctgtgtccagttctgggctccccggttcaagaaggacagggaactgctggagaggggacagcaaagggctaccaagatgatgaggggactagaacatctttcttatgaagaaaggctgagggactggtgtcttttcagtctggagaaaagacgactgaggggggatcttatcaatgcttataaatactgaaagggtgggtgtcaggaggatggggccaggctcttttcagtggtgcccagcaacaggacaagaggtaatgggcacaaacttgagcatgggaagttccacctaaatgtgaggagaaacttctttcctgtgagggtggcagagccctggaacaggctgcccagagaggtggtggagtctccatctctggagacattcaacacctgcctggacacattcctgtgcaacctgctctgggtgaccctgctctggcagggggttggactagatgatctccagaggtcccttccaacccctgccattctgtgttTGGCCCTAATATTTGGACTATTTCTATGGAACTATAGACTATGTCCAAAGCACCTCAGGGTTCTCTGCAAACAACTTGCATCAATCAGACTGTTCTACTCAGGTGCTACTTAATTTGACATTGCATATCCACTGTATCCCTTAATGTTGGTGAAAGAGGTATCGTGCACTGTTTTTTCTCAAGTGTCTTAAGTTACCGCATTCACGTGCTTAGAGTGCTGTATCCAGTGTTGGTCCCCCCCCCAggacaagagagacagaaactgactggagagagtccagcgaaggacCACCAAGATGGGGAAGGAACAGGAGCATCTCTCCAGTGAGGaggggctgagagaggtgggaatgttcagcgtggagaagaggaggctcagggcaTCTTCTCCATATacataaatatctgaagggagggtgcaaaggaGATGGACCCTGGCTCTTTTCAGTGACGCACAAAGTCCATCTGGCTCAGGGTGGCCCTCCTTCAGCAGGGGCTTGGATCAAATGACCCCCAGAGGTCCCTGACAACCCCAACCACTCTGTAAGTGTGTGGTGCTGGCacaacaaccaacaacaacaggCACTGCCTAAAGGGGCCGGGCATTGAGGTGtccttttctgtccttctccGGCACTgcaggggagcaggaggcaggacgTTTGTGAGCGGCTTTCCATACCTGGAGGAAGATCCAACCCTCACAGGGCTTTTGGTAAAATCCCCCCTTGGCCCAGTAGCTGGCAAAGCTCTGTCCCTCACCCACCGTGCTGGCAATGAGATGGGAGCAGGCTCGAGTGCGGTTCGTGTCACAGCTCGCAATGTCTGTCTGCTTAACCTGAGATGCATGGCGCCTCCGTCACCAGGCTGTGTTCCATAGTACATCCCCCATCAATATTGCAGGGCATTGTGCTGCTGTCAGTGTAACCCACTCCGGTGATGCAGCTGTATTGCAGGGTGGTGTCAGCTCATCCCCTGACAAAACCAACTCTGTGCCAGGCGTCAGCCCACACCAGGGCCTGGGATGGATTAAGAGGCTGTATCTGTAATGAATCCTCAACGGGTGATCGGTGTTTAAAGGCTTTGATCTGCTGCTTCTTGATTCTCTTCCATCCCCTCGATGGAATTTCTCATGTGTAACCGAGCCCCACTAATCCATCCTGGACATATATAATGGATGTTGGTGGAATGAAGGAATACAAACATGGCTGAATATCAGTAACAGATACTTGGGCAGCGGTGTGGCATGTCCTTCTGCCAAAGATTCCCCACTGTCGGTACCTGTCAGCTGTGCCAGGCAGTTCCAAACACTTTGTCTGTCCCCAAAACCCGGCCTGGCCATGTGTGGGAGCAGGCACTGTGACCAGATTTGACCATTCTCCACTGGCCCAAGGAGCCGGACGAGGCTTGGAGCCAAGCCACCGAGCTGCTATTTCCAGGACTGGCACCGATGCCACCCACTGAGCCCAAGCGCTGCCACTCGATGCCCTTGTCAAATATTAATGTGATGCTCACTGCgctctctgccctgcagcagcactaaAGCCGTGGCCCCTGCCCTCTCCAGGGCTGCCCGACCCTCCGGCCTCCCGTCCCTCAGTGCGCTTTGCTCCCAGCGCGGGGACTTTGGGGGTGCAGCTGCACCCACCTCTGGGAGTTGCCTgggcaaggcagggcagggcccgACCCCCTGCACTCGGCAGGGGGGCTCCCGGGTGCCTCTTCTCCCCGGCGGCCGGCTCAGCCCCCCCGAGGCAGGTAAGGCCCTCATAGGGCAGTAAGCACCCCCATCCCCCGGGGAAAGCCAGCCCGTCTTCCCCCGGGCTCGGTCCTCGGTTGTGAGAGCATCGCGGCGTGCCCCGGGAGGGTGGAGGGGACAACGGGGAACTTGGCAGCTCCCTCCCGTCCTCTGAAGGAAATCCCCGCCCGTGGGTCTTTCCTGGAGAGGGTTCCCCGCAAGGACCGGAGCGATGTGCCGGGCATCCTCACGGGGTACCCCCTCACGGGGTACCCCTCACCCGGGGCCCGGGGGTGTTGGGGGcccatctccccttccctgccctcctccaggAGGAGGCCTGCGCCTTTccccccggcagccgcccggcccggcgggggatGGAGCCCGGCAGGTCGGTGCCAGCCGAGCTGAAGCTCCGTAAGCCCTCGCAGCGGGCCAGGATCCCGGCGCCCTTCTTCGCCCATCCGGTAGGTCGCTGGCTCCGCCCGCGGCCCCCGGTTCGCCCCCTCGGCTgccgccctcctccccgccgaGCTCCCCGTGACTCTGCCCGCGCAGGCTGGGGCGGACCTCCCCGGGCCGGACCCTACGGAGGTGGACGCGGACTCGCTGGTACCCACGCACGACGAGCGAGGCCGCCCCATCCCCGAGTGGAAGCGGCAGGTGATGGTGCGCCGGCTGCGGGCCCGGCTGGCAGAcgaggaggcggcgggcggccaGGTACGGGGcgtcccgggggtggggggctcacGGGGCTGACGGCCCGGGGGGATGCTCACGGCGCCTACTCCGCAGGACGCGGGCTGCTGGCGCTTCTCGCCCTCCCGCCAGGCCGTGCTGGGCCCGTTCGGGGAGCTGCTGACCGAAGCggacctgcagcagctggagcgggCAGTGGAGAGcctgcggctgcggcggcggggagaggcgtACCAGGGCGAGCTGCGGCGCCTGGCGCGGGAGCTGCGGGccctcctgcccgccccgctGCTCAGCATCACCGTgcgcagccccccgcccgcccccgggcagCCTCTGCCTCTGTGGTGCGGCCGCCTGGCCGGCGCCGTCAGCAGCCTGGCCGCGCTGCTGGCCCACGCCGAGGGGGCACGGGtggcctcccccgccgccgccgctccccccgccgccgccgtcgggcAGCCGCGGGAGCCGTCGGGCAGCCTGGCGCAGCGGGAGATTCGGCAGTACGGGGTTTGCGTCCGCAGCCTCCGCGGCGCCTTCGAGCCCGCCTGGGGGGTGGCGGAGGGGAAGGCGGCCGGGGGGAGCGGTGCGGAGGCCGCCAGCGATTCGGGCATCAGCTGCGAGGAGGCGTTTTCCGACGGCGGCGgctcgccggggccggggccggagtGGGGAAGCCTGAGGAAGGAGCGGATCGTGATGCTCTTCCTGAGCCACTGGAGACGGTCCGCCTacgggccccccccgccgcccgccggggacccccgggaggcagcggggaccggggaggggggtgcggCCCGCTTGGCGAGGCAGAGAGCGGCCATCCAGCGGCTTCTGGGAGGCTGGCGGgacgccgcctcccgccgccccccgccaccgccgccccgcgccgccgggcgcGCCCCGCTGTCTCCGGAGCAGTTCGTGGCGAGTgccggggggggcccggccgACTATGACAGCCTGTCGCT
The sequence above is drawn from the Chroicocephalus ridibundus chromosome 6, bChrRid1.1, whole genome shotgun sequence genome and encodes:
- the LOC134517872 gene encoding espin-like protein, whose product is MGKEQEHLSSEEGLREEEACAFPPGSRPARRGMEPGRSVPAELKLRKPSQRARIPAPFFAHPAGADLPGPDPTEVDADSLVPTHDERGRPIPEWKRQVMVRRLRARLADEEAAGGQDAGCWRFSPSRQAVLGPFGELLTEADLQQLERAVESLRLRRRGEAYQGELRRLARELRALLPAPLLSITVRSPPPAPGQPLPLWCGRLAGAVSSLAALLAHAEGARVASPAAAAPPAAAVGQPREPSGSLAQREIRQYGVCVRSLRGAFEPAWGVAEGKAAGGSAARRRFPTAAARRGRGRSGEA